In Flavobacterium sp. N3904, one DNA window encodes the following:
- a CDS encoding RagB/SusD family nutrient uptake outer membrane protein, protein MMKNKIFKSLTISFSVSLLLAGCVSDDDLVQANPNFETSVSFWKTDQDAVNGINAVYSSLLTDGTYMRSTPLLLDIKGDDSRSNSPWDAMYNVGRFNSSPSNAAIYGWAFETYYQGINRANQVLENVPNIAMTDSELKTRVLGQAYFMRGLYFFHAVNLFKNVPLPLKVELYSPQKTQEEGWAQVISDLKTAVDMLPVSYANLSGIDKDQVGRATKGAALGYLGKAYLFTKDFTNAKITFKKLIDLGVYSLMPNYADNFTTEYENNAESIFEVQFDREVGGVELGWGGAPLSTWGKTSARAITYAPRGFGWTDVQPTWTLFDEYHQEMTVNSTVDPRLNATMFYNTPGMTLYGQDFATYYASNPGNLNDIYCAKYENSKTMPNEFDWRSGINERLMRYSDVLLMYAECLNETGDTQGAYQYIQMVRDRVGLPNLSTSKPGLSQVGMRDQIAHERFLEFPLEGHRFDDIRRWGWLQDPAKLAWLKTRDAEFNTYTNGREFFPIPQLEMDNNPGTVQNEGY, encoded by the coding sequence ATGATGAAAAATAAAATATTTAAATCTCTGACTATATCCTTTTCTGTTTCACTACTATTAGCTGGTTGTGTAAGCGATGATGATTTAGTGCAAGCAAATCCAAATTTTGAAACATCGGTTTCCTTTTGGAAAACAGACCAAGATGCTGTCAATGGTATAAACGCTGTATATTCAAGTTTACTTACCGATGGAACCTATATGAGAAGTACTCCGCTATTATTGGATATAAAAGGCGATGACTCCAGAAGTAATAGCCCTTGGGATGCTATGTATAATGTTGGTCGTTTCAACTCAAGCCCTTCAAATGCAGCTATTTACGGATGGGCTTTTGAAACCTATTATCAGGGAATCAATAGAGCCAATCAAGTTTTAGAAAATGTACCAAACATTGCAATGACAGACTCGGAGCTTAAAACTAGAGTTCTTGGTCAGGCCTATTTCATGAGAGGATTGTATTTCTTCCATGCTGTAAATTTATTCAAAAATGTACCGTTGCCATTAAAAGTTGAACTTTATAGCCCGCAAAAAACGCAGGAAGAAGGCTGGGCTCAAGTAATATCTGATTTGAAAACGGCAGTAGATATGCTTCCCGTTTCGTATGCAAATTTGTCAGGAATTGATAAAGATCAAGTGGGTAGAGCTACAAAAGGAGCTGCATTAGGGTATTTAGGTAAAGCCTATTTGTTTACCAAAGATTTTACCAATGCCAAAATTACTTTCAAAAAATTAATTGATTTGGGTGTTTATTCATTAATGCCAAATTATGCAGATAATTTTACCACAGAATATGAAAATAATGCCGAATCAATTTTCGAAGTACAATTCGACAGAGAAGTTGGTGGAGTGGAGTTAGGATGGGGTGGAGCACCTTTATCTACTTGGGGAAAAACTTCTGCTAGAGCAATAACGTACGCACCAAGAGGATTTGGTTGGACAGATGTACAACCTACTTGGACCTTATTTGATGAATACCATCAAGAAATGACTGTGAACAGTACTGTAGATCCTCGTTTAAATGCAACAATGTTTTACAACACTCCAGGGATGACATTATACGGACAGGATTTTGCCACTTATTATGCTTCAAATCCTGGAAATTTAAATGATATCTACTGTGCAAAGTATGAAAATTCCAAAACAATGCCCAATGAATTTGATTGGCGTTCAGGAATTAACGAACGATTGATGCGATATTCAGATGTTTTGTTAATGTATGCTGAATGTTTAAATGAAACTGGAGACACTCAAGGAGCTTATCAGTACATACAAATGGTAAGAGATCGTGTTGGATTGCCAAACTTAAGTACTTCAAAACCAGGATTATCACAAGTAGGCATGAGAGATCAAATCGCCCACGAACGTTTCTTGGAATTTCCACTTGAAGGCCACCGTTTTGATGATATTCGCCGTTGGGGTTGGTTACAAGATCCTGCAAAATTGGCTTGGTTAAAAACAAGAGACGCTGAGTTTAATACATATACGAACGGTAGAGAATTCTTCCCAATTCCACAACTGGAAATGGACAATAATCCTGGAACAGTTCAGAATGAAGGTTATTAA
- a CDS encoding SusC/RagA family TonB-linked outer membrane protein produces the protein MTTNHRLFFYCNFLLPKKEWLLALLVMLFTTYNASAQQANVIKGTVISAKDSAPLPGANILIKGTNIAISTGFDGEFSINAKPNDILVISFLGFDTQEVTVANSAKLTISLFESSNKLNEVVVIGYGTQRKADLTGSVSVINTEEAKKTVTYDIGKLLQGQAAGVTVQSSGEPGGYVNVKIRGITSFYNNNPLFVIDGMIVDAPGDFSTGDVESMQVLKDASAAAIYGALGANGVVIITTKKGKKGSLDIKYKSQFGVQSVAKRWDVLNRTQYQQTTNAAETNAGITLAPGNDPSSPYFISNVDTDWQDASFKTGTISDNSLTLSGGAESMTYNLNVDYFKNTSYVDTPQDYKRATTTLNLGGKKGKFTYGSKIGYTQSNKNIFSEYNAGETGITDLLQSIPTVPVYDANNLGGYGGAVNATQKAIMLNVIGYNNLITNEALRNRFIGDIWGQFEIIEGLNYKFDASADILDWHDRYFNPPSNLGWYYVTEPAESQLRVADGNRTRTILNNILTYAKQIGNNKFDIMLGMLQENNDYYNHYSAGTGYQPGEISELQYADKTDSQEYKTKQTGKSYISRINYSYDDRYFIQANFRQDKTSLFAPENNTGNFYSFSGGWKFSNEKFIKLPEWINSAKLRGSYGILGNNTLGVYSYASTINPFANYLFGNPGSLAPGTTTVASTDPNIKWEDSKQSDIGLDLGLFNNRLQLTAEYFVKESSDLLLNLPLPYSTGSFPASIVTNAGTVRNSGYEFTAVYNNNDHAFKYSINANLGTLKNEVLKLGEKNDPIYGAASKTEVGRSVGEIFAYQTDGIFQNQAEIASSPTQIGAAPGDIKFKDVNGDGAITDADRTYQGVTIPKYSYAFGFDSSYKNWEFSFSWIGSGGNKAFDATYRNLMLGQYVNSSTDILNYWTPTNTNTNIPRPVIGDPNANSRDSNRYVENASYLKLQNVQIGYNIPLQNNNTIKSAKLFITGQNLWTITNYRGYDPDFNNEGLLSRGYDQGAYPNPMSFILGVDVAF, from the coding sequence ATGACAACAAACCACCGATTATTTTTTTATTGCAATTTTCTATTGCCTAAAAAAGAATGGCTGCTAGCACTACTAGTTATGCTCTTTACTACATATAATGCATCGGCACAACAAGCCAATGTTATAAAAGGAACCGTAATTTCTGCTAAAGATTCTGCACCATTGCCAGGAGCAAATATTCTGATTAAAGGAACAAACATTGCTATTTCAACAGGATTTGATGGCGAATTCAGTATAAATGCAAAACCAAATGATATTCTTGTTATTAGTTTCTTAGGATTTGACACTCAAGAAGTAACCGTAGCAAACAGTGCAAAACTTACTATTTCTTTATTTGAAAGTTCAAACAAACTCAACGAAGTTGTTGTTATTGGATACGGAACACAACGCAAAGCCGATTTAACAGGATCTGTAAGTGTTATCAATACTGAAGAAGCTAAAAAAACTGTTACTTATGATATTGGAAAATTACTTCAAGGACAAGCTGCTGGTGTTACCGTACAATCTTCTGGTGAGCCTGGAGGATATGTAAATGTAAAAATTAGAGGGATTACTTCATTTTATAACAATAACCCCCTTTTTGTAATTGACGGAATGATTGTAGATGCCCCTGGGGATTTTTCAACTGGAGATGTTGAGTCCATGCAAGTATTAAAAGACGCATCGGCAGCCGCAATTTATGGTGCTCTTGGAGCCAATGGTGTTGTTATTATAACCACTAAAAAAGGAAAAAAAGGATCACTTGACATTAAATACAAATCACAATTTGGTGTTCAATCAGTAGCCAAAAGATGGGATGTTCTAAACAGAACGCAATACCAACAAACTACCAATGCTGCCGAAACTAATGCTGGAATAACTCTTGCGCCTGGAAATGACCCGTCAAGTCCTTATTTTATCAGCAATGTTGATACAGATTGGCAAGATGCATCGTTTAAAACTGGAACAATCAGTGACAATTCACTTACTCTTTCAGGCGGTGCCGAAAGCATGACCTATAATTTGAACGTTGATTATTTCAAAAACACTAGTTATGTTGATACTCCTCAAGACTACAAAAGAGCTACAACTACTTTGAATTTAGGTGGTAAAAAAGGAAAATTCACTTACGGTTCCAAAATTGGATACACACAATCAAACAAAAATATATTCAGTGAATACAATGCAGGAGAAACCGGTATTACCGATTTACTACAATCGATTCCTACAGTTCCTGTTTATGATGCAAATAACTTAGGCGGTTATGGCGGAGCAGTAAATGCAACCCAAAAAGCAATTATGTTGAATGTTATTGGATATAATAATTTGATCACAAACGAGGCACTTAGAAATCGCTTTATCGGTGATATCTGGGGACAATTTGAAATAATTGAAGGATTAAATTACAAATTTGACGCTAGTGCCGATATCTTAGACTGGCATGATAGATACTTTAATCCACCAAGTAACTTGGGATGGTATTATGTTACTGAACCTGCAGAGTCTCAATTAAGAGTTGCCGACGGTAATCGTACCAGAACTATTTTGAATAATATCCTTACTTATGCAAAACAAATTGGTAATAACAAATTTGACATTATGTTGGGTATGCTTCAGGAAAATAACGATTACTACAATCATTATTCTGCTGGGACAGGTTATCAACCAGGTGAGATAAGTGAGTTGCAATACGCTGACAAAACCGATTCGCAAGAATACAAAACTAAGCAAACAGGAAAATCATACATAAGCCGAATCAATTATAGCTATGATGACAGATATTTTATCCAAGCCAACTTTAGACAAGACAAAACATCTCTTTTTGCGCCAGAAAACAATACTGGGAATTTCTACTCCTTTTCTGGAGGTTGGAAATTCAGTAACGAAAAATTCATAAAATTACCAGAATGGATTAATAGTGCTAAACTTAGAGGAAGTTATGGTATTTTAGGAAACAATACATTAGGTGTATATAGCTATGCTTCTACAATTAATCCATTTGCTAATTATTTATTTGGAAATCCAGGTTCATTAGCCCCAGGAACTACCACAGTAGCGTCAACTGACCCTAATATAAAATGGGAAGATTCAAAACAATCTGATATTGGTCTTGATTTAGGATTGTTCAATAATAGATTACAGCTTACTGCCGAATATTTTGTAAAAGAATCTTCAGATCTTTTATTGAATTTACCACTTCCTTACTCTACAGGATCATTTCCTGCAAGTATTGTAACCAATGCTGGAACAGTTAGAAATAGTGGATATGAATTTACAGCAGTCTATAATAATAATGACCACGCTTTTAAGTACAGCATTAATGCCAATTTAGGAACTTTAAAGAATGAAGTACTAAAATTAGGCGAAAAAAATGATCCAATTTATGGTGCGGCTTCAAAAACGGAAGTAGGTAGATCTGTTGGAGAAATATTTGCTTATCAAACAGATGGAATTTTTCAAAATCAAGCAGAAATTGCCTCTTCTCCAACTCAAATTGGTGCAGCTCCTGGAGACATAAAATTTAAAGATGTTAACGGAGATGGTGCTATTACTGATGCTGATAGAACCTATCAAGGTGTTACCATACCCAAATACAGTTATGCTTTTGGATTTGACAGTTCATACAAAAACTGGGAATTTTCATTCTCTTGGATTGGATCTGGAGGAAACAAAGCATTTGATGCCACTTACCGTAATTTAATGTTAGGGCAATATGTAAATAGCAGTACAGATATTCTTAACTATTGGACGCCAACAAATACAAACACAAATATACCTCGCCCTGTTATTGGAGATCCAAATGCCAATAGTAGAGATTCGAACCGTTATGTTGAAAATGCAAGTTATTTGAAACTTCAAAATGTTCAAATTGGGTATAATATTCCTTTGCAAAACAACAACACTATAAAAAGTGCTAAATTATTTATTACTGGACAAAATCTTTGGACAATAACCAACTATAGAGGATATGATCCTGATTTTAATAACGAAGGTTTACTGTCAAGAGGATATGACCAAGGAGCATACCCAAATCCTATGTCTTTTATTTTAGGGGTAGATGTAGCTTTTTAA
- a CDS encoding arabinan endo-1,5-alpha-L-arabinosidase yields MIKKITSLVLFAFLLGSCQKEDIDTATIETTQAYQTSNLTAKTVAGNVPSHDPSTIVKSGVNYYVFTTGDYIPMTYSTDLINWSWGTLVFSSSPSWITGYVSGFTKTFWAPDVAWFNNRWNMYYSCSTFGSATSAIGLVTAPSISQSAGTKWTDRGVVVSSSSSSDVNAIDPSILVDGSNIYMAYGSFHAGIGVIKIDPTTGKTTGSKTIVAGGSSASWEAPCLIKEGSYYYMFANRGACCQGVNSTYYIVVGRSTSPFGPFVDKSGVSLTGGGGTTVLKTTGNYIGPGHISRIVGTQKGSVHYYDGADSGNPKLEIVNFTWSGGWPTIAY; encoded by the coding sequence ATGATTAAAAAAATAACCTCCCTTGTTCTATTTGCTTTTTTGCTTGGAAGCTGCCAAAAAGAGGATATTGATACTGCAACTATTGAGACAACACAAGCTTATCAAACTTCCAATTTAACAGCAAAAACAGTTGCCGGAAATGTGCCCTCCCATGATCCAAGTACCATTGTAAAAAGTGGTGTGAATTATTATGTTTTTACAACTGGAGACTATATTCCGATGACCTACTCAACAGATTTAATAAATTGGTCTTGGGGAACATTAGTTTTTAGTTCCTCTCCAAGTTGGATAACAGGCTACGTGTCTGGTTTTACCAAAACATTTTGGGCACCCGATGTAGCTTGGTTTAATAATCGATGGAATATGTATTATTCCTGTTCTACTTTTGGATCTGCAACCTCAGCAATAGGCTTGGTTACTGCTCCTTCCATTTCTCAAAGTGCAGGAACAAAATGGACAGATAGAGGAGTTGTTGTCTCTTCCTCTTCATCCTCAGATGTTAACGCTATTGACCCATCAATCTTAGTAGATGGAAGCAATATTTATATGGCCTATGGTTCTTTTCACGCAGGAATTGGTGTTATAAAAATTGACCCCACAACTGGTAAAACAACTGGAAGCAAAACAATTGTTGCCGGTGGCAGTAGTGCTAGTTGGGAAGCACCTTGCTTGATTAAAGAAGGCAGTTATTATTATATGTTTGCCAATCGTGGAGCGTGTTGCCAAGGTGTAAACAGCACTTATTATATTGTCGTAGGTCGTTCTACAAGTCCTTTTGGTCCATTTGTGGATAAAAGCGGTGTTTCCTTGACAGGCGGTGGAGGCACAACCGTATTAAAAACAACTGGAAATTATATTGGTCCAGGACATATCTCCAGAATTGTAGGAACGCAAAAAGGGTCTGTACACTATTATGATGGTGCCGACAGCGGGAATCCTAAACTGGAAATCGTTAATTTTACATGGTCAGGAGGCTGGCCAACTATTGCATATTAA
- a CDS encoding NUDIX hydrolase, producing MLNSYSTADKVLLAVDCIIFGFDEDGLKILLIKRDFEPEKGKWSLMGGFLKKEEVLDTAAIRILNTYTGLQDIYMEQLYTYSEIDRDPVERTISVAYYALINIENHNAELIQNYHAKWFSVSEVPKLIFDHDNMLAHAIRRLRYRTSMRPVGFELLPEKFKMSQLLKLYESILDKEIDKRNFISKINSLDILIKLDEKDMTSSRKGSYLYTFDKEKYDAKLLNHFALNF from the coding sequence ATGCTAAATAGTTATAGTACGGCAGACAAAGTCCTTCTAGCGGTAGATTGTATTATTTTCGGCTTTGATGAAGATGGTTTAAAAATTCTTTTGATTAAAAGGGATTTTGAACCCGAGAAAGGGAAATGGTCTTTGATGGGTGGGTTTCTTAAAAAAGAAGAGGTACTGGATACGGCAGCCATTAGAATATTAAATACCTATACAGGGTTGCAGGACATTTATATGGAGCAACTTTATACCTATAGCGAAATTGATCGTGATCCGGTGGAAAGAACCATATCTGTAGCTTATTATGCACTGATAAATATTGAAAACCACAATGCCGAACTGATTCAAAACTATCACGCGAAATGGTTTAGTGTTTCTGAAGTGCCAAAATTGATTTTTGACCACGACAATATGTTGGCTCATGCCATCAGAAGGCTGCGTTACAGAACTTCAATGCGACCAGTTGGTTTTGAACTTTTACCCGAAAAATTCAAAATGAGTCAGTTGTTAAAGCTCTATGAATCGATTTTGGACAAAGAAATTGATAAACGAAATTTTATTAGTAAAATTAATTCGTTGGATATTTTGATAAAATTAGACGAGAAAGACATGACTTCTTCCAGAAAAGGTTCCTATCTCTATACTTTTGATAAAGAGAAATACGATGCCAAATTGTTGAATCATTTTGCTTTAAATTTTTAA
- the fsa gene encoding fructose-6-phosphate aldolase codes for MKFFIDTANLKDIKEANDLGILDGVTTNPSLMAKEGITGADNIIAHYVKICELVDGDVSAEVISTDFKGMVAEGEKLAALHSQIVVKIPMIKDGIKAIKYFSNKGIKTNCTLVFSAGQALLAAKAGATYVSPFIGRLDDISTDGLTLIEDIKLIYDNYGYETQILAASVRHVMHILNCAKIGADVITGPLSAIEGLLKHPLTDSGLATFLADYQKGNS; via the coding sequence ATGAAATTTTTTATCGATACAGCAAATTTAAAAGACATCAAAGAAGCCAATGATTTAGGAATATTAGACGGCGTTACTACCAACCCCTCGCTAATGGCGAAAGAAGGAATCACGGGAGCCGACAATATTATTGCGCATTATGTAAAAATATGTGAATTGGTGGATGGCGACGTAAGCGCCGAAGTTATTTCGACTGATTTTAAAGGAATGGTTGCCGAAGGAGAAAAATTGGCAGCACTGCATTCGCAGATCGTGGTTAAAATCCCAATGATCAAAGACGGGATAAAAGCCATTAAATATTTTTCGAATAAAGGAATCAAAACCAACTGCACTTTAGTGTTTTCTGCAGGCCAGGCTTTACTTGCGGCCAAAGCCGGTGCTACTTATGTGTCGCCTTTCATTGGAAGACTTGACGACATTTCTACAGATGGGTTGACTCTTATAGAAGACATTAAATTGATTTATGACAATTATGGTTACGAAACCCAAATTCTTGCAGCTTCTGTTCGCCACGTTATGCATATTCTGAATTGTGCCAAAATTGGTGCCGATGTTATTACAGGTCCATTAAGCGCGATCGAAGGTTTGCTGAAACACCCGTTAACAGATAGTGGATTGGCAACATTCTTGGCTGATTATCAAAAAGGAAATAGCTAG
- a CDS encoding alpha-N-arabinofuranosidase: MKKVLFLSFIIAFCSQTSFAQKETTVLTIKNTANAPIINKNIYGHFAEHLGRCIYGGFFVGDTSKIPNTAGVRNDIIDALKKLKIPNLRWPGGCFADTYHWKDGIGPKENRPTIVNQWWGGTTEDNSFGTHDFLNLCETLGADPYLSGNVGSGTVQELADWVQYTNFGGKSPMSDLRRKNGRTEPWKVKFWGIGNEAWGCGGNMTADYYVNEYRKYATFMSDWGNTGGITRIASGSNSADYNWTETLMKDIPLNMLGGVGVHHYAVIDWAKKGDAVDYTEFEYFQTMKSALKMEELVTKHSAIMDKYDPEKKVAMIVDEWGAWYEVEKGTNPGFLYQQNTMRDAVLAGATLNIFNNHADRVRMANLAQCVNVLQAVILTDKAKMILTPTYYVMQLYSVHQDAQQLPISIKSPLYSYNGETLPALSASASKDKKGLVHISLVNIDSKKENNVEIDLTEIGIKSVSGLIIGSSKLQDYNSFDNPTKIQPIAFKGFEIKKGKLTVTVPPFSVIILESK, translated from the coding sequence ATGAAAAAAGTCTTATTCCTTTCATTTATAATTGCTTTTTGCAGTCAAACCAGTTTTGCACAAAAAGAAACCACAGTACTTACCATAAAGAATACTGCAAACGCTCCAATTATTAACAAAAACATATATGGTCACTTTGCAGAGCATTTAGGAAGGTGCATCTATGGCGGTTTTTTTGTGGGTGATACTTCTAAAATACCAAATACAGCAGGCGTTCGTAACGATATTATTGATGCCCTTAAAAAATTAAAAATACCAAATTTACGTTGGCCAGGCGGATGTTTTGCCGACACCTACCACTGGAAAGACGGCATTGGTCCCAAAGAAAACCGACCTACAATTGTAAACCAATGGTGGGGAGGAACTACCGAAGACAATAGTTTTGGTACTCACGATTTCCTGAATTTATGCGAAACTTTGGGTGCTGACCCTTATCTTTCTGGAAACGTAGGTAGCGGAACCGTACAAGAACTGGCAGATTGGGTACAATATACCAACTTTGGCGGAAAAAGCCCAATGAGTGATTTGCGTAGAAAGAATGGAAGAACAGAACCTTGGAAAGTTAAATTCTGGGGAATTGGAAATGAAGCATGGGGTTGTGGAGGAAATATGACCGCAGATTATTATGTGAATGAATATAGAAAATACGCTACATTCATGTCTGATTGGGGAAATACTGGTGGTATAACCCGTATTGCTTCCGGATCAAATAGTGCCGATTATAATTGGACTGAAACTTTAATGAAAGATATTCCCCTAAACATGTTGGGAGGAGTTGGGGTACATCATTATGCCGTAATCGATTGGGCAAAAAAAGGAGATGCTGTGGATTACACCGAATTTGAATATTTCCAAACGATGAAATCAGCTTTAAAAATGGAGGAATTAGTTACCAAACACTCCGCCATTATGGATAAATATGATCCTGAAAAAAAAGTGGCAATGATTGTAGACGAATGGGGAGCTTGGTATGAAGTCGAAAAAGGAACAAATCCTGGATTCTTGTACCAACAAAACACTATGAGAGATGCCGTTTTGGCTGGAGCAACACTTAATATTTTCAATAATCACGCTGATCGTGTTCGAATGGCCAACTTGGCACAATGTGTTAATGTTTTACAGGCGGTTATCCTTACCGATAAGGCCAAAATGATTTTGACACCCACTTACTATGTAATGCAATTGTACAGCGTGCACCAAGACGCTCAACAATTACCTATTTCCATAAAATCACCGCTTTACTCGTATAATGGCGAAACACTTCCTGCTTTATCCGCTTCGGCTTCTAAGGACAAAAAAGGATTGGTTCATATTTCATTGGTAAATATCGATTCCAAAAAAGAAAACAATGTAGAGATTGACCTTACTGAAATTGGAATCAAATCGGTTTCTGGTCTGATTATTGGTTCATCAAAATTACAGGATTACAATTCATTTGACAATCCAACAAAAATACAACCCATTGCTTTCAAAGGTTTTGAAATTAAAAAAGGAAAATTAACTGTTACAGTTCCTCCTTTTTCTGTTATAATACTTGAAAGCAAATAA
- a CDS encoding transketolase family protein, translated as MNHKMDQLAADNIRALAISMVEKANSGHPGGAMGGADFMHILYTEYLNFDPTQMDWPFRDRFFMDAGHLSALMYAQYYLLGNYKKEDVQQFRQWGSVTPGHPEVDVLRGIENTSGPLGQGHTMGVGAAIAAKFLAARFKGIFDHKIYGFITDGGVQEEISQGAGRIAGHLGLNNFIMFYDSNDVQLSSMTDEVTSEDTAMKYRAWGWNVITINGHDHLEIRKALDTANQETEKPTLIIGKTIMGKGCVTADGGMYEGECELHGKPIGDTKADYTKTLLNLKANPEDPFAVFEEVAAHYTQVLAQKTKKAVLKKMQIAQWEKENPTLAQKMHVFLSGELPELDLSNVVQKANSATRDASSAVLAYLAENVENIIVSSADLSNSDKTDGFLKKSSVLQKNDFNGAFLQAGVAELTMTSIANGIALHGGVIPVVATFFVFSDYMKPAIRLAAIQELPVKYVLTHDSFRVGEDGPTHQPIEQEAQIRLLEKVKNHSGHPSLLALRPADAIETSVAWDMALKNTKTPTALILSRQNIKDIPASKTSRYQEALQATKGGYLVKETQNPDITLIANGSEVSTLINAAMILEKEHNLKINIASIISEGLFKSQPKSYQESIIPKEKLVFGLTAGLPVNLEGLIGDSGKIVGLDHFGYSAPASVLDEKFGFTSQHVCAEILKYIEESAQILSN; from the coding sequence ATGAATCACAAAATGGACCAATTAGCCGCAGACAACATAAGAGCTCTGGCTATTTCTATGGTAGAAAAAGCAAATTCAGGACACCCGGGAGGTGCCATGGGTGGAGCCGATTTTATGCATATTTTATACACTGAATATCTAAATTTTGATCCAACCCAAATGGATTGGCCTTTCAGGGATCGTTTCTTTATGGATGCGGGTCACCTATCGGCATTGATGTATGCTCAATATTATTTATTAGGAAATTACAAAAAAGAAGACGTTCAACAATTTAGACAATGGGGTTCTGTAACTCCAGGTCATCCTGAAGTTGATGTGTTAAGAGGAATCGAAAATACTTCGGGACCACTAGGACAGGGTCATACCATGGGAGTAGGAGCTGCCATTGCTGCCAAGTTTCTTGCAGCACGATTCAAAGGAATTTTCGATCATAAAATATATGGTTTTATTACTGATGGTGGAGTTCAGGAAGAAATTTCACAAGGAGCGGGAAGAATTGCCGGTCATTTGGGATTGAACAATTTTATAATGTTCTATGATTCGAATGATGTGCAACTTTCGTCTATGACCGACGAAGTTACCTCTGAAGATACCGCCATGAAATACCGAGCTTGGGGATGGAATGTGATTACCATAAACGGGCACGACCATTTGGAAATCCGAAAAGCATTGGACACAGCGAATCAAGAAACAGAAAAACCAACCTTAATTATTGGGAAAACCATAATGGGAAAAGGCTGCGTTACCGCAGATGGCGGAATGTATGAAGGCGAATGCGAATTGCACGGAAAACCAATTGGTGACACCAAAGCAGATTATACTAAAACACTTTTGAATTTAAAAGCAAATCCTGAAGATCCTTTCGCTGTTTTTGAAGAAGTAGCTGCACATTATACTCAAGTTTTAGCCCAAAAAACAAAAAAAGCAGTTCTGAAAAAAATGCAAATAGCCCAATGGGAAAAAGAAAATCCAACATTGGCACAAAAAATGCACGTTTTTTTATCCGGAGAATTACCCGAATTGGATTTGAGCAACGTTGTTCAAAAAGCCAATTCCGCCACTAGAGATGCATCTTCGGCAGTACTTGCTTATTTGGCAGAAAATGTAGAAAACATAATCGTTTCTTCGGCTGATTTATCGAACAGTGATAAAACCGATGGCTTCCTAAAAAAATCATCTGTACTGCAAAAAAATGATTTCAACGGAGCCTTTTTACAAGCTGGAGTTGCCGAATTGACTATGACTTCAATAGCCAATGGTATTGCCTTGCATGGTGGTGTGATTCCAGTTGTGGCGACGTTTTTCGTTTTCTCGGATTATATGAAACCTGCGATACGATTGGCTGCCATTCAAGAACTTCCGGTGAAATATGTATTAACACATGACTCTTTCCGTGTTGGTGAAGACGGACCAACACACCAACCAATCGAACAGGAAGCTCAAATACGTCTGTTGGAAAAAGTTAAAAACCATTCAGGACACCCGAGTTTACTGGCGTTGCGTCCAGCTGATGCAATAGAAACATCTGTGGCTTGGGATATGGCTTTGAAAAACACTAAAACGCCAACAGCTTTGATTCTTTCGAGACAAAACATTAAGGACATTCCGGCAAGCAAAACTTCGAGATATCAAGAAGCTTTGCAAGCTACAAAAGGTGGCTATTTGGTAAAAGAAACCCAAAATCCAGACATTACTTTAATAGCAAACGGATCGGAAGTATCGACACTTATTAATGCTGCGATGATTTTGGAAAAAGAGCATAATCTAAAAATAAATATAGCCTCCATAATTTCCGAAGGCCTATTTAAATCGCAACCCAAATCATACCAAGAAAGTATTATCCCGAAGGAAAAACTCGTTTTCGGTCTTACCGCCGGACTTCCTGTAAATCTTGAAGGATTGATAGGCGATAGCGGAAAAATAGTAGGATTGGACCATTTTGGTTATTCGGCACCAGCGAGCGTTTTGGACGAAAAATTTGGATTTACCAGCCAACATGTTTGTGCGGAAATACTAAAATATATTGAAGAAAGTGCTCAGATATTGAGCAATTAA